From one Bacteroides eggerthii genomic stretch:
- a CDS encoding OstA-like protein, with the protein MDKRLIFGLICLFGVCLLSAQDRKNESDRKKKRVDLLYADEAQADKQSRPDVQVLIGSVRMKHDSMYMFCDSALIYEKINSVEAFGNVRMEQGDTLFIYGDYLYYDGMSQLAMLRENVRMINRNTELTTDSLNYDRLYNLGYYFDGGTLTDEENVLTSEWGEYSPATKLAVFNHEVKLVNPKFVLTSDTLKYSTESKIATILGPSDIVSDKNHIYSERGIYNTVSEQAELLDRSVLTNEGKKLVGDSLFYDRKLGYGEAFDNVQMNDTVNKNMLTGDYCFYNELTGNAIATRRAVAIDYSQGDSLFMHGDTLRLVTYNLNTDSTYREMRVYHKVRAYRTDVQAVCDSLVYNSKDSCMTMYTDPVLWHGAQQLLGEEIKVYMNDSTIDWAHIINQALAVEQKDSVHYNQVTGKEMKAFFINGDMRRVDVNGNVLIVFYPEEKDSTMIGMNYAEGSFLRIFLKDRKMEEAALIGKSNGVLYPMDQIPADKMRLPSFVWFDYIRPLNKYDIFEWRGKKAGETLQKSDRKPLTSPRDMHIKRTKK; encoded by the coding sequence ATGGATAAAAGACTGATATTTGGTTTGATATGTCTGTTCGGCGTTTGCTTGCTGAGTGCGCAGGACAGGAAAAACGAGTCTGACAGGAAAAAGAAACGTGTAGATTTGCTCTATGCCGATGAAGCGCAGGCGGACAAGCAGTCGCGTCCCGACGTACAGGTGCTGATAGGATCTGTCAGGATGAAGCATGACAGCATGTACATGTTTTGTGACAGTGCTCTGATTTACGAGAAAATCAATTCCGTTGAGGCTTTCGGCAATGTCCGCATGGAACAGGGGGACACCTTGTTTATATATGGTGATTACCTGTATTATGACGGAATGTCGCAGCTTGCCATGTTGCGTGAGAATGTGCGCATGATTAACCGTAACACAGAGCTCACTACGGACAGCCTGAATTACGACCGTCTTTACAACTTAGGCTATTATTTTGATGGCGGTACGTTGACCGATGAAGAAAACGTACTGACTTCCGAATGGGGAGAATACAGCCCGGCCACCAAACTGGCTGTGTTCAACCATGAGGTGAAGTTGGTGAATCCGAAGTTTGTCCTCACTTCCGATACGCTGAAATACAGTACGGAATCTAAAATCGCTACGATTCTGGGACCGTCCGATATTGTCAGCGACAAAAATCATATCTATTCGGAACGCGGGATATATAACACCGTTTCCGAGCAGGCGGAACTGTTGGACCGTTCGGTCCTGACCAACGAAGGTAAGAAACTGGTGGGTGACAGCCTGTTCTACGACCGTAAGCTGGGGTATGGCGAAGCCTTTGATAACGTGCAGATGAATGATACGGTAAACAAGAATATGCTTACCGGTGATTATTGCTTCTACAACGAACTGACGGGTAATGCCATTGCCACCCGGCGTGCCGTTGCCATCGACTATTCTCAGGGCGACAGCCTTTTCATGCATGGTGATACCTTGCGGCTGGTGACCTACAATCTGAATACTGATTCCACTTATCGTGAAATGCGTGTTTATCATAAAGTGCGTGCTTATCGTACGGACGTGCAGGCGGTATGCGACTCTTTGGTCTATAACTCCAAAGATTCCTGCATGACGATGTACACCGATCCGGTCTTGTGGCATGGCGCGCAGCAATTACTTGGGGAAGAGATAAAAGTCTACATGAATGATAGCACCATTGACTGGGCGCATATCATCAATCAGGCATTGGCGGTGGAGCAGAAAGATTCTGTTCACTACAATCAGGTGACAGGCAAAGAGATGAAGGCTTTTTTCATCAATGGAGATATGCGTCGTGTGGATGTAAACGGTAATGTCCTGATTGTTTTCTATCCGGAAGAGAAAGACAGTACGATGATTGGTATGAACTATGCCGAAGGCAGTTTTCTGCGCATTTTCCTGAAAGACCGTAAGATGGAAGAAGCCGCTTTGATAGGCAAGTCCAATGGGGTGTTGTATCCTATGGATCAGATACCGGCGGACAAAATGCGGCTGCCTTCGTTTGTGTGGTTCGATTATATCCGTCCGCTGAATAAGTATGACATCTTTGAATGGCGAGGCAAAAAAGCGGGTGAGACATTGCAGAAAAGTGATCGGAAACCTTTAACTTCGCCAAGAGATATGCACATAAAACGAACTAAAAAATAA
- a CDS encoding peptidylprolyl isomerase encodes MKKCMNFKFVVLFALTLLAGSTVYGQDNVIDEVVWVVGDEAILKSEVEEARMSALYEGRKFDRDPYCVIPEEIAVQKLFLHQAALDSIEVSEAEVIQRVDYMTNMYITNIGSREKMEEYFNKTSSQIRETLRDNAREGLKVQKMQQKLVGEIKITPAEVRRYFKDLPQDSIPYIPTQVEVQIITQQPKVPLEEIENVKKRLRDFTDRITKGETSFSTLARMYSEDRASAIRGGEIEFSGRGMLDPAYANVAFNLQDPNKVSKIVESEYGFHIIQLIEKRGDRIKTRHILLKPHIPEAALTAGMLRLDSIADDIRNGKFSFEEAASVLSQDKDTRNNHGLLPNPNNNTSKFEMQELPPEIAKVVDKMKVGEISEAFTMIPQKTGKEECVIVKLKSRTNGHKATVADDYQNLKEIVLEKRRDQMLDKWIREKQKHTYVRINENWRNCTFKYPGWIKD; translated from the coding sequence ATGAAAAAGTGTATGAACTTTAAGTTTGTAGTTTTATTTGCCTTGACGCTGTTAGCCGGTTCTACCGTTTATGGACAAGACAATGTGATTGACGAGGTAGTGTGGGTAGTAGGCGACGAGGCTATATTGAAGTCCGAAGTGGAAGAAGCGCGTATGAGCGCCTTGTATGAAGGACGTAAGTTCGATCGCGACCCTTATTGCGTGATACCGGAAGAAATAGCTGTGCAAAAGTTGTTCCTGCATCAGGCAGCGCTCGACAGTATTGAAGTCTCCGAAGCCGAGGTTATTCAGCGTGTGGACTATATGACGAATATGTATATCACCAATATCGGTTCACGCGAGAAAATGGAGGAATACTTCAATAAAACTTCCAGTCAGATTCGCGAAACTTTGCGCGACAACGCTCGTGAAGGTCTGAAAGTGCAGAAGATGCAACAGAAGCTGGTTGGTGAAATCAAGATTACGCCTGCCGAGGTGCGCCGTTACTTCAAAGACCTGCCGCAAGACAGTATCCCCTATATTCCGACACAGGTAGAGGTTCAGATTATCACTCAGCAGCCTAAGGTTCCTTTGGAAGAGATAGAGAATGTGAAAAAGCGTTTGCGCGATTTCACTGACCGCATCACAAAGGGTGAGACCAGCTTCTCTACGTTGGCCCGTATGTATTCCGAAGATCGTGCTTCGGCCATTCGCGGTGGTGAGATTGAATTCTCCGGACGTGGCATGTTGGATCCTGCCTATGCTAATGTCGCTTTCAACTTGCAAGATCCCAACAAAGTATCCAAAATCGTGGAGTCTGAGTATGGCTTTCATATCATCCAGTTGATAGAGAAGCGGGGCGATCGTATCAAGACCCGTCACATCTTGTTGAAGCCGCATATTCCGGAAGCAGCCCTGACGGCAGGGATGTTGCGTCTGGATTCTATTGCCGATGACATTCGCAATGGAAAGTTCTCTTTTGAGGAAGCGGCATCGGTGCTTTCGCAGGATAAGGATACACGCAATAATCATGGTCTGTTGCCCAATCCCAATAATAATACTTCCAAGTTCGAGATGCAGGAACTGCCGCCTGAGATAGCAAAAGTGGTGGATAAGATGAAGGTGGGCGAGATTTCCGAAGCATTCACGATGATTCCGCAGAAAACCGGAAAGGAAGAATGTGTTATCGTGAAACTGAAGAGCCGCACTAACGGGCATAAGGCAACTGTTGCCGACGACTACCAGAACCTGAAAGAAATAGTTCTGGAGAAACGTCGCGACCAGATGTTGGACAAATGGATTCGTGAAAAGCAGAAACATACCTACGTCCGCATCAACGAAAATTGGAGAAACTGTACTTTCAAGTATCCGGGATGGATAAAAGACTGA
- a CDS encoding peptidyl-prolyl cis-trans isomerase — MRTICLGLLILLVCGSCKEQHDHGGRTPLVELDGNFLYHEDLQAVLPAGLSKDDSLLFAEHYIRNWAEEVLLYEKAKSNIPNSGEIDKLVENYRKALIMHTYQQALMNQTLSKEISETELTDYYEKHQELFKVERPLMKGLFIKVPLKAPQLGNVRRWYKTETREAVEHLEKYSLQNAVKYEYFYDKWVPIAEVMDLIPLKVSDAGEYLNKNRHVELKDTAFHYFLNVSDFRTVGEQEPYEFARTQVKDMMLNMKQVEFMEQVKEDLYRRAEKREKIKYY; from the coding sequence ATGCGAACAATCTGTTTGGGGCTTTTAATTCTTCTTGTCTGTGGATCATGCAAGGAACAGCACGATCATGGAGGGCGAACACCGTTAGTGGAATTGGATGGCAACTTCCTTTACCATGAAGATTTGCAAGCGGTACTTCCTGCGGGGCTGTCGAAGGATGACAGCCTGTTGTTTGCAGAGCATTACATACGCAACTGGGCGGAAGAAGTGCTGTTGTATGAGAAGGCGAAAAGCAATATTCCCAACAGTGGTGAGATTGACAAGCTGGTGGAGAACTACCGGAAAGCGTTGATTATGCATACCTATCAGCAGGCATTGATGAATCAGACCCTTTCCAAGGAAATTTCGGAAACGGAACTGACCGATTACTATGAGAAGCATCAGGAACTTTTCAAGGTAGAGCGTCCTTTGATGAAGGGATTGTTCATCAAAGTTCCTCTTAAGGCTCCCCAGTTGGGCAATGTCCGCCGTTGGTACAAAACCGAGACCCGCGAAGCAGTAGAACATTTGGAAAAATACAGTTTGCAGAATGCTGTGAAGTACGAGTACTTTTATGACAAGTGGGTGCCGATAGCCGAAGTGATGGATCTGATACCGCTGAAGGTGTCCGATGCCGGAGAATACCTGAATAAGAACCGTCATGTAGAGCTGAAAGATACTGCTTTCCATTACTTCCTGAATGTGAGTGATTTTCGTACGGTGGGAGAACAGGAACCGTACGAATTCGCCCGTACTCAGGTGAAGGATATGATGCTGAACATGAAGCAGGTGGAGTTTATGGAACAAGTAAAAGAAGACTTGTACCGACGTGCCGAGAAGAGAGAGAAAATTAAATATTATTAG
- a CDS encoding peptidylprolyl isomerase, producing MIKSCLTVIFLWLGWNVFAQQDPVLMRINGKDVLRSEFEYSYNRDKSLLALKHATPGKYVEHFVNFKLKVGDAEAAGLDTAFAFREEVENYRARLVKSYLTDTIEADAAARRWYDRMKAHHRGGQVRVRHIFKYLPQNVSGDALRDAVARMDSIYEYLRKNPGDNAFDACVERFSDDKRSLWVSWLQMPVEFEDVAFELPVGGVSQSFFTPQGIHIVKVLERRELPPFEKVKDEIMARQSRHEADRGVEVQVEKLKKEYRYTPDKAGMDELTNSGHTSRTLFTLAGRSYTGTDFARFAAAYPADVRKQLDAFIMKTVLDYENTCLEQKYPDLRCLVQNYKEQALLKKIIDKEIRKRAATDEAGLKAYFEKHRSDYQWEERRYRGIVLHGVSKRVVKQARKFLKSLPEEEWKDAIRLTFNAGAQPQIQAEQGVFAPGDNAYVDDLVFKGKDATPLVSFPFTAVLGKKVKGPDDYQEVKDRLVADYQTYLDGRWVDRLRSSAKVEINQEVLKTVNNH from the coding sequence ATGATAAAGAGTTGTTTGACGGTGATCTTTCTTTGGTTGGGTTGGAATGTTTTTGCTCAGCAGGATCCGGTGTTGATGCGTATCAATGGAAAGGATGTGCTCCGTTCTGAATTTGAGTATAGCTATAACAGGGATAAATCATTGCTCGCTCTTAAACACGCTACACCGGGAAAATATGTAGAGCATTTTGTGAATTTCAAACTGAAAGTAGGTGATGCTGAAGCTGCCGGTTTGGATACGGCTTTTGCTTTCCGCGAGGAAGTGGAGAACTATCGTGCCCGGCTGGTAAAATCATACCTGACCGATACGATTGAAGCGGATGCTGCTGCCCGCCGGTGGTATGACAGGATGAAGGCTCATCATCGTGGAGGACAGGTACGTGTGCGCCATATTTTCAAATATCTTCCTCAGAATGTTTCCGGTGATGCGCTTCGCGATGCGGTTGCCCGTATGGACTCCATTTATGAGTATCTTCGGAAAAATCCGGGAGACAATGCTTTTGACGCTTGTGTAGAGCGCTTCTCTGATGACAAGCGGTCGTTATGGGTGAGTTGGCTTCAGATGCCGGTGGAATTTGAAGACGTGGCTTTTGAATTGCCGGTGGGTGGCGTGTCGCAGTCTTTTTTTACTCCGCAAGGTATTCATATCGTAAAGGTACTTGAACGTAGAGAGCTGCCGCCTTTTGAAAAGGTGAAGGATGAAATAATGGCTCGTCAGTCCCGGCATGAAGCGGACCGGGGGGTGGAAGTGCAGGTGGAGAAATTAAAGAAAGAATACCGGTACACTCCCGATAAGGCTGGTATGGATGAACTGACGAATTCGGGGCATACCAGCCGCACTCTGTTCACATTGGCAGGAAGGAGCTATACGGGAACCGATTTTGCCCGTTTTGCTGCGGCTTATCCGGCAGATGTGCGCAAGCAGCTGGACGCTTTCATAATGAAAACCGTACTTGATTATGAAAATACATGTTTGGAGCAGAAATATCCGGATTTACGTTGTTTGGTGCAAAACTACAAAGAGCAGGCGCTGTTGAAGAAAATCATAGACAAGGAAATCCGTAAACGGGCTGCGACGGATGAAGCCGGTTTAAAAGCCTATTTTGAGAAGCATCGGTCCGATTATCAGTGGGAAGAACGGAGATATAGAGGAATTGTCCTGCATGGCGTGAGTAAACGTGTTGTCAAGCAGGCGCGTAAGTTCTTGAAAAGCTTGCCGGAAGAAGAATGGAAAGATGCCATACGCTTGACTTTTAATGCCGGTGCGCAACCGCAGATACAAGCCGAACAGGGCGTGTTTGCTCCCGGTGACAATGCGTATGTTGATGATTTGGTGTTTAAGGGTAAGGATGCAACGCCTTTGGTGTCATTTCCTTTTACTGCTGTGTTGGGCAAGAAAGTGAAAGGGCCGGATGACTATCAGGAAGTAAAAGACAGGCTGGTTGCGGATTATCAGACCTACTTGGATGGCCGTTGGGTGGACCGTTTACGCTCTTCGGCTAAGGTTGAAATAAACCAAGAGGTTTTAAAAACCGTTAATAATCACTGA
- the guaB gene encoding IMP dehydrogenase codes for MSFIADKIVMDGLTYDDVLLIPAYSEVLPKTVELSTKFSRNIELKIPFVTAAMDTVTEAKMAIAIAREGGIGVIHKNMSIEEQARQVAIVKRAENGMIYDPVTIKRGSSVADALGLMAEYKIGGIPVVDDEGHLVGIVTNRDLRFEKDHNKRIDEVMTKSNIVTTNQTTDLEAAAQILQEHKIEKLPVVDKDNKLVGLITYKDITKAKDKPMACKDSKGRLRVAAGVGVTVDTLDRMQALVDAGADAIVIDTAHGHSMFVIEKLKEAKKRFPNIDIVVGNIATGEAAKALVEAGADGVKVGIGPGSICTTRVVAGVGVPQLSAVYDVAKALKGTGIPLIADGGLRYSGDVVKALAAGGYSVMIGSLVAGTEESPGETIIFNGRKFKSYRGMGSLEAMEHGSKDRYFQSGTSDVKKLVPEGIAARVPYKGTLYEVIYQLTGGLRAGMGYCGAANIEKLHDAKFTRITNAGVLESHPHDVAITSEAPNYSRPE; via the coding sequence ATGTCATTTATTGCTGATAAGATTGTAATGGATGGATTGACTTACGATGACGTTTTGTTGATCCCTGCTTACTCTGAGGTACTCCCTAAAACAGTCGAACTCTCGACTAAGTTCTCACGCAACATTGAGTTAAAAATCCCGTTTGTAACAGCTGCTATGGACACTGTTACCGAAGCGAAAATGGCCATTGCCATTGCTCGTGAAGGTGGTATCGGTGTTATCCATAAGAATATGTCTATTGAGGAACAAGCTCGTCAGGTTGCTATTGTAAAGCGTGCCGAAAATGGTATGATTTATGATCCGGTGACTATCAAGAGAGGATCTTCGGTAGCCGATGCATTGGGCTTGATGGCCGAGTATAAGATTGGCGGTATTCCGGTAGTAGATGATGAAGGACATTTGGTGGGAATTGTTACCAACCGCGACCTTCGTTTTGAGAAAGACCATAACAAGCGTATTGATGAGGTGATGACGAAAAGTAACATCGTTACTACCAATCAGACAACCGACTTGGAAGCTGCTGCCCAAATCCTGCAGGAACATAAAATAGAAAAGTTACCGGTAGTTGATAAAGATAATAAATTGGTAGGTTTGATTACCTACAAGGATATTACTAAGGCAAAAGACAAGCCGATGGCCTGCAAAGATAGCAAAGGCCGTCTTCGTGTGGCTGCCGGGGTAGGCGTGACAGTGGATACGCTGGACCGTATGCAGGCATTGGTGGATGCAGGTGCGGACGCCATTGTGATTGATACGGCGCATGGGCACTCTATGTTTGTAATCGAGAAGTTGAAAGAGGCTAAGAAACGTTTCCCGAACATTGATATAGTAGTAGGTAATATTGCAACCGGAGAGGCCGCGAAAGCATTGGTTGAGGCTGGTGCCGACGGTGTGAAAGTGGGTATCGGTCCGGGTTCTATCTGTACCACTCGCGTAGTTGCCGGTGTGGGTGTTCCCCAGTTGTCTGCCGTATACGATGTGGCAAAAGCATTGAAAGGTACGGGTATTCCTCTGATTGCCGATGGCGGTTTGCGTTACTCCGGCGATGTGGTGAAGGCTTTGGCTGCCGGTGGTTATTCTGTAATGATTGGCTCATTGGTGGCCGGAACGGAAGAGTCTCCGGGCGAAACGATTATCTTCAACGGGCGTAAATTCAAGTCTTATCGCGGTATGGGCTCTTTGGAGGCTATGGAACATGGTTCTAAAGACCGTTACTTCCAGAGTGGAACAAGTGATGTGAAGAAGCTCGTACCGGAGGGTATCGCTGCTCGTGTTCCTTATAAGGGTACTCTATATGAGGTTATCTACCAGTTGACCGGTGGTTTGCGTGCAGGTATGGGGTATTGCGGTGCGGCTAATATCGAAAAGCTGCACGATGCCAAATTTACCCGTATCACTAATGCCGGCGTGCTTGAAAGCCATCCGCATGATGTTGCAATCACCAGCGAGGCGCCGAATTACAGCCGTCCTGAATAA
- the recQ gene encoding DNA helicase RecQ gives MAGKKINLTDQLKNYFGFDTFKGNQEAIIQNLLAGNDTFVLMPTGGGKSLCYQLPSLLMEGTGIVISPLIALMKNQVDAMRNFSEEDGIAHFINSSLNKSAIDQVKSDILAGRTKLLYVAPESLTKEENVEFLKTVKISFYAVDEAHCISEWGHDFRPEYRRIRPIINEIGKAPLIALTATATPKVQHDIQKNLGMVDAQVFKSSFNRPNLYYEVRPKTANVDKDIIKFIKNNPEKSGIIYCLSRKKVEELAEILQANGINARAYHAGMDSATRTQNQDDFLMEKIDVIVATIAFGMGIDKPDVRYVIHYDIPKSLEGYYQETGRAGRDGGEGQCITFYTNKDLQKLEKFMQGKPVAEQEIGKQLLLETAAYAESSVCRRKTLLHYFGEEYMEENCGNCDNCLNPKKQVEAQELLCTVIEAILAVKENFKADYIIDIIQGKETSEVQAHLHEDLEVFGSGMGEEDKTWNAVIRQALIAGYLTKEVENYGLLKVTEDGKKFLKHPKSFKITEDNDFEEVEEEAPARGGGACAVDPALYSMLKDLRKKLSKKLEVPPYVIFQDPSLEAMATIYPVTLDELQNIPGVGAGKAKRYGEEFCKLIKRHCEENEIERPEDLRVRTVANKSKMKVAIIQAIDRKVALDDIAMSKGIEFEELLDEIEAIVYSGTKLNIDYFLEDIMDEDHLLDIYDYFKESTTDNIDDALDELGDDFTEEEVRLVRIKFISEMAN, from the coding sequence ATGGCAGGGAAGAAGATTAATTTGACAGACCAGCTGAAGAACTACTTCGGGTTCGACACTTTTAAGGGAAATCAAGAAGCAATCATACAAAATCTGTTGGCAGGTAATGATACTTTCGTGTTGATGCCTACCGGCGGTGGAAAATCTTTATGCTATCAGTTGCCTTCTTTGTTAATGGAGGGAACGGGCATTGTGATTTCCCCTTTGATTGCCTTGATGAAAAACCAGGTCGACGCGATGCGTAATTTCAGCGAGGAGGATGGAATAGCCCATTTCATTAATTCTTCCCTTAACAAAAGCGCGATAGATCAGGTGAAGTCCGACATTCTTGCCGGAAGGACGAAATTGTTGTATGTAGCCCCGGAGTCTTTGACCAAAGAAGAAAACGTGGAGTTTCTGAAAACTGTGAAGATTTCTTTCTATGCCGTAGATGAGGCCCACTGTATTTCAGAATGGGGGCACGACTTCCGTCCGGAATATCGCCGTATTCGTCCTATTATCAATGAAATTGGAAAAGCTCCGCTTATAGCATTGACTGCGACAGCTACGCCAAAGGTGCAGCACGATATCCAGAAGAATCTGGGTATGGTGGATGCACAAGTGTTCAAGTCGTCTTTCAATCGCCCGAACCTTTATTACGAGGTGCGTCCTAAGACTGCAAACGTGGATAAGGACATCATCAAGTTTATCAAGAATAACCCGGAAAAGTCAGGCATTATCTATTGCCTGAGCCGGAAGAAAGTGGAAGAACTTGCTGAAATACTTCAGGCAAACGGGATTAATGCCCGCGCCTATCATGCCGGAATGGATTCGGCTACACGAACACAGAACCAAGATGATTTCCTGATGGAAAAAATTGATGTGATTGTGGCTACCATTGCTTTCGGTATGGGGATTGACAAGCCTGATGTGCGTTATGTGATTCACTATGATATCCCGAAAAGTCTGGAAGGATATTATCAGGAAACCGGACGTGCCGGAAGAGACGGAGGCGAAGGGCAGTGTATTACTTTCTATACTAATAAAGACCTGCAAAAACTGGAAAAGTTTATGCAAGGCAAGCCTGTTGCAGAGCAGGAAATAGGCAAGCAGCTTCTGCTGGAAACAGCTGCATATGCCGAATCATCCGTATGCCGCCGAAAAACGCTGTTGCACTATTTCGGCGAGGAGTATATGGAGGAAAATTGTGGAAATTGTGACAACTGTTTAAATCCGAAAAAACAAGTGGAAGCTCAGGAATTATTGTGTACCGTAATAGAAGCTATTCTTGCGGTGAAAGAAAATTTTAAAGCAGACTATATTATAGATATTATACAAGGAAAAGAAACTTCAGAAGTGCAGGCACATTTGCATGAAGATCTGGAAGTATTCGGTTCCGGTATGGGAGAAGAAGACAAAACTTGGAATGCTGTTATCCGACAGGCGCTGATTGCCGGATATTTGACTAAAGAAGTTGAAAACTATGGCTTGCTGAAGGTAACGGAAGACGGAAAGAAATTCTTGAAGCATCCTAAATCCTTTAAGATTACGGAGGATAATGATTTTGAGGAGGTGGAAGAAGAAGCTCCGGCACGTGGTGGCGGTGCTTGTGCAGTGGACCCCGCGCTTTATTCTATGCTGAAAGACTTGCGTAAGAAACTCTCCAAGAAATTGGAAGTACCTCCCTATGTTATTTTCCAGGATCCCTCCTTGGAGGCAATGGCAACTATCTATCCGGTGACTTTGGATGAGTTGCAGAACATTCCGGGAGTAGGAGCCGGTAAGGCGAAACGCTATGGGGAAGAGTTCTGTAAGCTGATTAAACGTCATTGTGAGGAAAATGAGATTGAACGTCCTGAAGACTTGCGTGTGCGTACCGTAGCCAACAAGTCCAAGATGAAGGTCGCCATCATTCAAGCTATCGACCGTAAGGTGGCCTTAGACGATATTGCTATGTCGAAAGGTATCGAATTTGAGGAATTGCTGGATGAGATAGAAGCTATTGTCTATTCCGGTACAAAGCTCAATATCGACTATTTCTTGGAAGACATTATGGATGAAGATCATCTGCTGGACATATATGATTATTTTAAAGAATCTACCACAGATAATATTGACGATGCCTTGGATGAGCTGGGAGATGATTTCACAGAAGAAGAAGTGCGTTTGGTGCGCATTAAGTTCATCTCCGAGATGGCGAATTAA
- the clpX gene encoding ATP-dependent Clp protease ATP-binding subunit ClpX → MADSKRNKNRCSFCGRSEDEVGFLITGMNGYICDSCATQAYEITQEALGSKKGAVATKLNLKELPKPVEIKNFLDQYIIGQDDAKRFLAVSVYNHYKRLLQKAGDDDVEIEKSNIIMVGSTGTGKTLLARTIAKLLHVPFTIVDATVLTEAGYVGEDIESILTRLLQVADYNVAEAEQGIVFIDEIDKIARKGDNPSITRDVSGEGVQQGLLKLLEGSVVNVPPQGGRKHPDQKMIPVNTKNILFICGGAFDGIEKKIAQRLNTNVVGYGAVRNTAAIDKNNMMQYIAPQDLKSFGLIPEIIGRLPVLTYLNPLDRTALRAILTEPKNSIIKQYIKLFEMDGVELTFEDAVFEYIVDKAVEYKLGARGLRSIVETIMMDVMFEVPSEHKKSLVVTLDYARRQLEKTNMAKLQSA, encoded by the coding sequence ATGGCAGACTCTAAACGAAATAAAAACAGATGCAGTTTCTGCGGACGTTCGGAAGATGAGGTCGGCTTCCTCATAACGGGAATGAACGGCTACATCTGCGACAGCTGTGCCACCCAGGCTTATGAGATTACTCAAGAAGCTTTGGGGTCTAAGAAAGGTGCAGTCGCAACAAAACTCAATCTGAAAGAACTACCCAAACCGGTAGAGATAAAGAATTTTCTTGACCAGTACATAATCGGTCAGGATGATGCAAAACGTTTTCTGGCAGTATCTGTTTATAACCATTATAAACGTTTGCTGCAAAAGGCGGGTGACGATGATGTGGAGATTGAAAAGTCCAATATCATCATGGTGGGCAGTACCGGAACCGGTAAAACGCTGCTTGCCCGTACCATTGCCAAACTGCTTCATGTGCCTTTTACCATTGTAGATGCAACGGTGTTGACGGAAGCCGGTTATGTGGGTGAGGACATTGAAAGTATCCTTACCCGTCTTCTGCAAGTGGCGGACTATAATGTGGCCGAGGCAGAACAAGGCATTGTGTTTATAGATGAAATCGACAAGATAGCCCGTAAAGGCGACAATCCCTCCATCACCCGCGATGTAAGCGGCGAAGGTGTGCAGCAGGGGTTGTTGAAATTGTTGGAAGGCTCCGTTGTGAATGTCCCGCCCCAGGGGGGACGTAAGCACCCCGACCAGAAGATGATTCCGGTGAATACCAAAAATATACTGTTCATTTGCGGAGGTGCTTTCGACGGTATCGAGAAGAAGATAGCGCAGCGTCTCAATACGAATGTTGTAGGATATGGCGCTGTACGTAATACGGCTGCCATTGATAAGAATAATATGATGCAGTACATTGCTCCGCAGGATTTGAAGTCATTCGGCTTGATTCCTGAAATAATCGGACGTTTGCCGGTGTTGACTTATCTGAATCCTTTGGACCGTACGGCATTGCGTGCTATTCTGACAGAACCGAAGAATTCCATTATCAAGCAATATATTAAGCTGTTTGAAATGGATGGAGTGGAACTGACTTTCGAAGATGCGGTATTTGAATACATTGTGGATAAAGCTGTTGAATACAAGTTGGGAGCTCGTGGCTTGCGTTCCATAGTCGAAACTATTATGATGGATGTGATGTTTGAAGTCCCTTCCGAACATAAAAAAAGTCTTGTAGTAACTTTGGATTATGCTCGCCGTCAGTTGGAAAAAACGAATATGGCAAAACTTCAAAGTGCTTAA
- the clpP gene encoding ATP-dependent Clp endopeptidase proteolytic subunit ClpP, translated as MDDFRKYATKHLGMNSLVLDDVIKSQAGYLNPYILEERQLNVTQLDVFSRLMMDRIIFLGTQIDDYTANTLQAQLLYLDSVDPGKDISIYINSPGGSVYAGLGIYDTMQFISSDVATICTGMAASMAAVLLVAGAEGKRSALTHSRVMIHQPMGGAQGQASDIEITAREIQKLKKELYTIIADHSHTPFDKVWADSDRDYWMTAQEAKEYGMIDQVYTKK; from the coding sequence ATGGATGATTTTAGAAAATACGCTACCAAGCATTTAGGTATGAATAGTTTGGTATTGGATGATGTGATTAAATCACAAGCCGGGTATTTAAATCCTTATATCCTGGAAGAACGTCAACTGAATGTAACCCAGTTGGATGTATTCTCCCGCCTGATGATGGATCGTATTATTTTTCTCGGTACGCAGATAGATGATTATACGGCAAATACTTTGCAAGCTCAGCTGCTGTATCTGGATTCTGTGGATCCGGGCAAGGACATCTCTATCTATATCAATTCGCCGGGCGGTTCGGTATATGCCGGATTGGGTATTTACGACACCATGCAGTTCATCAGCAGCGACGTTGCTACCATCTGCACTGGTATGGCTGCCAGTATGGCTGCAGTACTGTTGGTGGCCGGGGCTGAAGGTAAACGCTCTGCGTTGACTCACTCGCGCGTGATGATTCATCAGCCGATGGGCGGTGCGCAAGGACAGGCGTCGGACATTGAAATCACAGCACGTGAAATCCAAAAATTAAAGAAAGAACTTTATACTATCATAGCCGACCACTCACATACTCCTTTCGATAAAGTGTGGGCCGATTCCGATCGCGACTACTGGATGACGGCGCAAGAGGCCAAAGAGTACGGCATGATAGACCAAGTCTATACGAAGAAATAA